A single window of Candidatus Zixiibacteriota bacterium DNA harbors:
- a CDS encoding RsmD family RNA methyltransferase, which yields MKKQSETPQFEFTIIAGTLKGRRITAPDLGITRPPLSRLRKSIFDFLKPYLEDARYLDLFSGTGSYLFESVSRGVATAVGVELHPALAAAINAQAGQFNIADRLRCLEADVRWAVPSLADTGEQFDIIMVAPPQYQGWIDRTLEIIRRTTIATPDTLILCQHDTSEVKHLRLEGFEILQRRKYGNTTFTAMRMEKRG from the coding sequence ATGAAAAAACAGTCTGAAACGCCGCAGTTTGAGTTCACGATCATTGCCGGCACACTGAAGGGCCGACGCATCACCGCGCCGGATTTGGGGATTACGCGCCCGCCGCTGAGTCGTCTGAGAAAGTCTATCTTCGACTTTCTCAAGCCATATCTCGAGGACGCTCGCTACCTCGATTTGTTCAGCGGAACCGGATCGTACTTGTTTGAGTCCGTTTCCCGGGGGGTAGCCACTGCGGTCGGTGTGGAGCTGCATCCCGCACTGGCAGCCGCCATCAATGCGCAGGCCGGGCAGTTCAATATCGCCGACCGGTTACGATGCCTCGAGGCCGACGTGCGCTGGGCGGTGCCATCGCTGGCCGACACGGGGGAGCAGTTTGATATCATTATGGTGGCGCCGCCCCAATACCAGGGCTGGATTGACCGCACCCTGGAAATCATCCGGCGCACCACCATCGCGACCCCCGATACGCTCATACTGTGTCAGCACGATACGTCCGAGGTGAAACATCTTCGGCTGGAAGGGTTCGAAATCCTGCAGCGCCGCAAGTACGGCAACACGACATTCACGGCGATGCGGATGGAAAAGAGGGGCTGA
- a CDS encoding YraN family protein produces MSSSKDKKKPPSRQQRVGRRYEDQAAAFYQRQGFAIVARNWRSGHKEIDLIVRRAELLVFVEVKASMSQEFGHPAARIDATKMKNLSSAAQAYMVEEGIDTCDCRFDVVTFFEGRLEHYPDAFPFTD; encoded by the coding sequence ATGAGCTCTTCAAAGGATAAGAAAAAACCACCTTCCCGGCAGCAGCGCGTGGGTCGTCGATACGAAGATCAGGCGGCGGCGTTTTATCAGCGGCAGGGGTTTGCGATTGTGGCGCGCAACTGGCGAAGCGGCCACAAGGAGATTGACCTGATTGTCCGCCGCGCCGAACTGCTGGTGTTTGTCGAGGTGAAAGCGTCGATGTCGCAGGAATTCGGTCACCCGGCGGCCCGGATCGACGCGACCAAAATGAAAAACCTGTCTTCCGCGGCGCAAGCCTACATGGTCGAAGAAGGAATCGATACCTGCGACTGCCGCTTTGATGTGGTGACGTTCTTCGAGGGACGACTCGAACATTACCCCGACGCTTTTCCGTTCACCGATTAG
- a CDS encoding ribonuclease HII, with protein sequence MAHPTTSRSRLAAFDAEIDIEFMLRERGYKNLCGVDEAGRGPLAGPVVAAAVILPTDCAIEGLQDSKQLTADQRDRLFEELADDSIVSAVGIMDHAAIDTMNILRASLMAMRKAVLDLAQTPDVVLVDGTFAVPNLSQPQYAIVKGDSRCRAIAAASIVAKVTRDRIMSRYQDIYPHFSFAAHKGYPTAEHLRELREFGPCDIHRRSFRPVAEMLDQYELFKG encoded by the coding sequence ATGGCTCACCCTACCACGTCAAGATCGCGACTGGCCGCGTTCGATGCTGAGATCGACATAGAGTTCATGCTTCGTGAGCGCGGGTACAAGAATCTCTGCGGAGTGGATGAAGCCGGGCGCGGCCCCCTGGCCGGGCCGGTGGTGGCGGCTGCGGTCATCCTGCCGACAGACTGCGCAATCGAGGGATTGCAGGACTCCAAGCAGTTGACCGCGGACCAGCGCGACCGTCTGTTCGAAGAACTCGCCGACGATTCCATCGTCTCGGCGGTCGGCATTATGGATCATGCCGCGATCGATACGATGAATATCCTTCGGGCCAGCCTGATGGCGATGCGCAAAGCGGTACTGGACCTGGCGCAGACACCCGACGTCGTGCTGGTGGACGGCACATTTGCGGTGCCGAATCTCAGCCAGCCGCAGTACGCTATCGTCAAGGGCGACAGCCGGTGTCGCGCGATCGCCGCGGCCTCGATTGTGGCGAAAGTCACCCGCGACCGCATCATGTCGCGCTACCAGGACATCTACCCCCACTTTTCTTTTGCCGCCCACAAAGGGTACCCCACGGCCGAGCATCTTCGGGAACTGCGGGAATTTGGTCCCTGCGATATACACCGGCGCTCGTTTCGCCCGGTCGCCGAAATGCTCGATCAGTATGAGCTCTTCAAAGGATAA